A stretch of the Streptomyces venezuelae genome encodes the following:
- a CDS encoding flavin-containing monooxygenase — translation MGEHVRVAVIGSGFGGLGAAVRLRREGITDFVVLERADSVGGTWRDNSYPGCACDVPSHLYSFSFAPNPDWPRTFSGQPHIRAYLEHVADTFGLRPHIRLNHEVRMMRWDADALHWRIETSGGVLTADVVVSATGPLSDPKMPEVPGLAEFPGKVFHSARWDHDYELRGKRVAMIGTGASAIQIVPAIAPEVARLTLFQRTPPWVLPRTDRAISGVERWLHRQLPFTRAARRGLLWGIRELQVSAFTKHPKQLGLIESMAKANMARSVKDPALRAKLTPSYRIGCKRILLSSEYYPALARPNVDLVASGLKEIRGSVLVAADGTETEVDAIVFGTGFHVTDMPIADRVVGAEGKTLADVWKDGMQSLRGATAAGFPNWMTIIGPNTGLGNSSMILMIESQLNYMADYLRQLDVLGGRAALAARPSAVHAWNRKVQDRMKRTVWNTGGCTSWYLDANGRNTTVWPGTTGEFRRETRSVDLSEYEVQRVRDREPAPAAAAKALPAEAGAAVAVEGAA, via the coding sequence GTGGGCGAGCATGTGCGCGTGGCGGTGATCGGGTCCGGCTTCGGCGGGCTGGGGGCGGCCGTCCGGCTGCGGCGCGAGGGGATCACCGACTTCGTGGTGCTGGAGCGGGCCGACTCGGTGGGCGGCACCTGGCGGGACAACAGCTATCCGGGGTGCGCCTGCGACGTGCCCTCCCACCTCTACTCCTTCTCCTTCGCGCCGAACCCGGACTGGCCCCGCACCTTCTCCGGGCAGCCGCACATCCGCGCCTATCTGGAGCATGTAGCCGACACCTTCGGCCTGCGCCCGCACATCCGGCTGAACCACGAGGTCCGGATGATGCGCTGGGACGCCGACGCGCTGCACTGGCGGATCGAGACCTCCGGCGGGGTGCTCACCGCCGATGTGGTGGTGTCCGCCACCGGGCCGCTGTCCGACCCCAAGATGCCCGAGGTGCCGGGGCTGGCCGAGTTCCCCGGCAAGGTCTTCCACTCCGCCCGCTGGGACCACGACTACGAGCTGCGCGGCAAGCGGGTCGCGATGATCGGGACGGGGGCCTCGGCCATCCAGATCGTCCCGGCGATCGCGCCGGAGGTGGCGCGGCTCACCCTGTTCCAGCGGACCCCGCCGTGGGTGCTGCCCCGCACCGACCGGGCGATCAGCGGGGTGGAACGCTGGCTGCACCGGCAGCTGCCGTTCACCCGGGCGGCCCGCCGCGGGCTGCTGTGGGGCATCCGGGAGCTCCAGGTCAGCGCCTTCACCAAGCACCCCAAGCAGCTCGGACTGATCGAGTCCATGGCGAAGGCCAATATGGCCCGCTCGGTCAAGGACCCGGCGCTGCGGGCGAAGCTGACCCCCTCCTACCGGATCGGCTGCAAGCGGATCCTGCTGTCCAGCGAGTACTACCCGGCGCTGGCCCGCCCCAACGTGGACCTGGTGGCGAGCGGGCTCAAGGAGATCCGCGGCTCGGTGCTGGTCGCGGCCGACGGCACCGAGACCGAGGTCGACGCGATCGTCTTCGGCACCGGCTTCCACGTCACCGACATGCCGATCGCCGACCGGGTGGTGGGCGCGGAGGGCAAGACCCTCGCCGACGTCTGGAAGGACGGGATGCAGTCGCTGCGCGGGGCGACCGCGGCCGGCTTCCCGAACTGGATGACGATCATCGGCCCCAACACCGGGCTGGGCAACAGCTCGATGATCCTCATGATCGAGTCCCAGCTGAACTACATGGCGGATTACCTGCGGCAGCTGGACGTGCTCGGCGGGCGGGCGGCGCTGGCCGCCCGGCCCTCGGCGGTGCACGCCTGGAACCGGAAGGTGCAGGACCGGATGAAGCGGACCGTGTGGAACACCGGCGGCTGCACCAGCTGGTACCTGGACGCCAACGGGCGCAACACCACCGTCTGGCCGGGGACCACGGGCGAGTTCCGCCGGGAGACGCGGAGCGTGGACCTCTCCGAGTACGAGGTGCAGCGCGTCCGGGACCGGGAACCCGCCCCGGCCGCCGCTGCGAAGGCCCTCCCCGCCGAGGCCGGTGCCGCCGTTGCCGTGGAGGGTGCCGCATGA